The Candidatus Palauibacter australiensis genome segment TGAATCCGGACTTCATCCCGTCCGAGAAGTTCGTCGCGATCAACAAGGACGGCGACCACGGCTGCGCGTGGATGCCCTTCCGCGACACGCCCCCCCGCATGACGGTGGCGAACGCGGACGGGATTCAGACGTACGAGGGGGTGAGCGTCGCCGACTGACGAGGTGCCCGACCCGGACTGCGCGTCCGCCGTGTCCGAAGCGACGGTGGTCGTCAGGGAGGCGGGCCTCGAGGACGTCGACCGCCTCGCGCCGCTGTTCGACGGGTACCGCCAGTTCTACCGGCAGCACGCGGACCTGGAGGGCGCGCGCCGGTTTCTGGCCGAACGTCTCGGGGCCGGCGAGTCGCGCGTCTTCGTGGCGGAGACCACGGACGGCTGGCCCCTGGGGTTCGTGCAGTTGTTCCCGTCCTTCTCCTCCGTGTCGATGAAACGGCTCTGGATCCTCA includes the following:
- a CDS encoding GNAT family N-acetyltransferase; translated protein: MSEATVVVREAGLEDVDRLAPLFDGYRQFYRQHADLEGARRFLAERLGAGESRVFVAETTDGWPLGFVQLFPSFSSVSMKRLWILNDLFVAPDARRAGVARVLMDRAREFAVETGAKGLILETESHNAPAKRLYEELGWALDGTDHYELLV